AACTGgccctggtgctgctggagGGCGGACAGGAGGAGTTGGGACTGGTCCTAGTGGAATAGGGCCTGGCGGAATGGGGTCAGGTCTCACAAAACCTGGAAAAAGTGAGCCGCTTCAAATTAAATCAACGACAAAATGAAAAGTGGCCGATGAAATGTGTAAAAAGTACATAAAGAAGCCAGTGTTGCAGAAACATTTACACATATCATCTGTCTTTTATCATAGGTTACGGTGCTGGTGGAGCTGGAGTTTCGCCAGGTGGAGGTACAGGCCAATATGGAACTGGCCCTGGCACTGTTGGAGGAGGTACAGGCCAATATGGAACTGgccctggtgctgctggagGATGGACAGGAGGAGTTGGGACTGGACCTGGTGGATTGGGGacaggtctcacaaaacctGGAAAAAGTGAGCCGCTTCAAATCAGATCAACTACACAATGAAAAGTGGTCTATGAAATATGTaaaaagtagacaaagaagcCAGTGTCGCAGAAAGATTTACACATTTCATCTGTCTTTTATCATAGGTTACGGTGCCGGTGGAGCTGGAGTTTTACCAGGTGGAGGTAAAGGTCAATATGGAACTGGCTCTGGCATTGTTGGAGGAGGTACAAACCAATATGGAACTGgccctggtgctgctggagGGCGGACCGGAGGAGTTGGGACTGGTCCTGGTGGAATAGGGCCTGGAGGATTGGGAACTGGCCTCACAAAACCTGGAAAAAGTGAGCtgcttcaaatcaaatcaactacaaaatgaaaactggtctatgaaatatataaaaagtagacaaagaagcCAGTGTCGCAGAAAGATTTACACATTTCATCTGTCTTTTATCATAGGTTACGGTGCCGGTGGATCTGGAGTTTTACCAGGTGGAGGTACAGGCCAATATGGAACTGGCCCTGGCACTGTTGGAGGAGGTACAAGCCCATATGGAACCGGCCCTGGCACTGTTGGGGGTGGTATAAGCCAATATGGAACTGGTGGTGGTGCTGCTGGAGGGCGGACAGGAGGAGTTGGGACTGGTCCTGGTGGAATAATGCCTGCCGGATTGGGGacaggtctcacaaaacctGGAAAAAGTGAGCCGCTTCAAATCACATAAACTACACAATGAAAGCGGTCGATGAAATGTgtaaaaagtacacaaagaAGCCAGTGTCGCAGAAAGATTTACAAATTTCATCTGTATTTTATCATAGGTTATGGTGCCGGTGGAGCTGGAGTTTCACCAGGTGGAGGTACAGGCCAATATGGAACTGGCCCTGGCACTGTTGGAGGAGGTACAGGCCAATATGGAACTGGCCCTGGTGCTGTTGGAGCAGGGGCAGGAGGAGTTGGGACTGGTCCTGGTGGAATAGGATTGGGATCAGGTCTCACAAAACCTGGAAAGAGTGAGTTGCTTTAAATCAAATGAAGTATACAATCAAAAGTGATTTATAGAATATGTCAAAAGTACAAAATGAAGCCAGTGATGCAAAAAGATTTCCTCATTCAACTTATTATACTGTATTATACTTCAACTTGTTATATTGTAGATTACGGTGCCGGTGGAGCTGGGGTTCTACCAGGTGGAGGTAcaccaataatatttttttgcatattataGTGACAGACATAAAAATACCTTTCCAACACTTTGCCCCCACTCAGGGGACAAGGAGTATAACCGGGCAAATGTAATGCACTTGTTTTAAGGGCTTTCTTGGTTCCATATATTACAAACAAATGAGATTATTGTCTTGCTGACAGCATATGGAACTGTCGGAACCGGAGGCCAAGGTGTGGTTGGACCTGGTGGCTATGGTGGTCCTGGAGGTGTTGGTGTTGGTCGTGGAGGTTATGGAGCAGGACTTGGAGGTTATGGTGGTGGTCCTGGAAGCTATGGTGCCAAGACAGGAGGCACTGGTGTTGGTGGAACTGGGCCTTTTGGCACTGCACCTGGAGGTGTACCAGGTTATGGTGGTGGAATTGGTGGATTAGGTGGATATGGTGGTAAGAAGACACTTCTGAAAACAAGGTTTTCTGCAAATGTGTTATTGGTGTACTGTAGTAATTTCTCTTATTTAGGTTCAAGGTACGGCGCTGGAAAAGCATCAAAAAGTAAATTTATTCTGATCAACATTCATTCTTACCTCCACCAAAGAACATGAACAGTAACAGTTTATTTTTAGGTTATGGAGTAGGAGCTGGTGGTATTGGACTTGGGACTGGTGGCTATGGAACTGGAGCCAGAGGTACCAGTTCTGGTCCAGGAGGTTTTGGACAAGGTGGCTTCAGGCCTGGAGGAAATTGGCTAGGCACTGTTGGAACAGCAGGAAGACAGGGTGTTGTTGGAACTGGCACCGGTGGCTATTTCCCAAGTGCTGGTGCCACAGGACCTGGTGGCTATGGGACTGTTGGAGCAGGTCAAGGACTGGACATGAGGAAGCCCTCCAAATCCGGTATGAAGGCATTATTctgacatttaaatgtttagcaagagcatttttgcaattttcttttttataataGGCTATGGTTCATCCTCACTCGGTGGAGCTGGCTATGGCAATGGTGGCTTTGGACCTGGGGCTGGCGTCAGACCTGGTGCTGGCACTGGAACAGGTGGATTTACACCAAGTGGTGCTAACCAAGGAACATCTGGCTTCACACCAGTTGCTCCTGGCATGGGAACTGGTTTTGGACCAGGAGGTGCTGGAATGGGTGGTTTCGGATTAGGTGGACAGAAAAGGAAACCAATGACACCAGGTACACTTTGATCACACTGTGAATTTCATACTATTGCAAGAATATTTTAATTCTTTAGAAAATGCTGCTAGTATTTAAATCTAAATTGAATGCACCTCTTTCAACAGGGGGTGCTGTTTCCAATGGAATTACACCTGGTGGCTATGGGCCAGGAGGTTATGGTCAAGGGGCTAGAGGAACAGGATCTTTTGGCTACGGTCCAGGGGCTGCTGCAGGTGGACCTGTAGGTGGTGGTACTCCTGGATATGGACCCGGTGTACTCGGAACAGGAAAACCTCCTAAATCAGGTTACGGACCATCTGCGGGAGGAGCGGGATATGGACCAGGTAAAACAAACTTAAAGTTGAAGGAACATTTCAAAAGGTTTAAGATTGCAATTCTTGACTCTGATAATTGATACACTAGATAGTAATTGTTGCTGTAGGGCTAATGTTGATGACTCAGCAAAGGACAATAGTCGAGTTAATCACTGTCCATATTGATACTCCATGTGGGGCGTGGGGATCCAGGTGACACCTGTTATAGGTCCAACCTTCAATTATATAATCAAAAAACTCATTGTAAGTTAAGGAAAAAGAACATTGATTAATGATGAAATTATTTGTTAAGTAAATGAGTGCTTACTATGGTAACAGTATTGTTAATGGTgccaaacatgtttttccaggGAGTGCTTTGAATGGGTTTGGCGGGGCAGCTGCTGGAGGCTTTCCCGGTAAGGAAACATTTTGACAAGTTTCACCTTGTTAAAAAATTGTTTGCCTCATTACAGTTCTTTTATAAAATGCAAAGGGGTAACACACCCAAAAATCATCATGCAACCATTCTCGTTACGTTTTACGtcattacgttttttttatatttccatgGTAAATGGGTAAGAAAAAGAAAGTAAAACACATCAAGCCTCAGCTTGACTTTATCTTTCCTGTCTTTGTTTTGTAGGATATGCGGGGGCATCACAAAAATGTAAGATATTCCTCTGCATCCTCACaaattgtcactttttattaTAACGCATGCAACTAGAAGATATGGCCCATATCTGACAATCAATCTATCATGTTCATGTCGTGATaaactgatttgtttttttctaacccTGTGGTTGAAGGTAAAGTttgaaaaaacttttttgtaaCCCCTTTTTTCTAATCTAAGACTTGTTTAAGTGAAACCTAAACCCTTTcttgaaaaactcacttgaaaacattttgaaatctCATTACTTATTTTCAACCCTATCCTGAAACTTAATTAAAAccctctttcattttttttcaagaatagCTCCTTAATTGCATCCTTTCGATTTTCAGGGACACTTAAGACCcactaaaacaatttaaaagctTGACCTAATTCAGTAGCTGTGGCTTTACACTGTCATTTGGCTTACCTGGTTTTCTCTTTGTTCTGCAGCCAGCGCACAGATGGCGGCCAAGTATGCAGCCATGCAAAACATGTTTGGAGCTGGAGCCTATAGAGGTGACCACTGACACTCACCCCAAAATGATTCGATTTAtcgtcatcaatggcagtgaaatagTAGCTCAATAACATAATTGTCAATGAAAATGTTATACAGTGGTAACTTGAGACATGAGCCTAATGCGTTCCGTTACTGAGCCCGTATGTtggtttactcgtatctcaaatcaacgtttccatAGAagtgaactaaatacaaattcatttgttcccaccctctgaaaaaacaaacaccaaaaataggatattacaatggaaaaacatatttttaattgatttaattcaccatctactaacagattAACagataactagtggttatgatgtttaataataaaataaggcattattttatacaattgggaaagaaagagagagacagagagattgAGAGTCACTTGACGGATGCGCTCAAAAcgtaaactttaaatttaactaaaatgaacttagattccaacacacacacacagacttaaAAAAGGTTTTTCCGTTACACTAAATGTAAAcgttcttgtgcaataaccaaggcagaGATTCAGGATTCTCCGCGGTTTTCGAGGCAAACTTTCTGTTTCTCCATACGTATTGACAAGCCAGCTCAGTCACCCGTACACtactcatgtttttcaattatttcgagCTTAaaatcgattgtcatcatacagcTTTTCTTCGGACTACCCTTCCTTGCACGGGCTTGTTTTGGATCCATTATGTTTccattatttataaataaaataacaaaatttaaaaactgaaaaaaactgcaacgctccacccagtgctcgtagagatctttACATGAGGTAGATGGGATGAGAGAGACAGTGCAGTGAAATCATAAAGCAGCCTTTTCTACCTtgctgtatgcatgtatatcaaaatttgtctcgtactTCATGATAAATATCTGACCAGAATTatactcgtatttcaaattcCTCATATATCGGAGCACTTGTATGTCGATCAACAGCTCCTTTGTGTGTACTATATTGTTGTCTTAGGCGGTGGCTGTCAAAGTAAATACTGTGGCCGAAGAAAGAAGTGAACGGACTCCCAAAAGGAAATGAGCTCATTGCAACAACAGCGGTGCTACACGATTCCCAGACAGAACACATCCTACCTTCCGTCGGAGCTTCGGCACATCCTCTGCATGTCAGCAGTGTGTCATCATCACAACTCCctcaagaaaaacacaatgttcatttgaaGAAATATCCAAACTGAGAAAATAAGACATTTCTCTTCATAAGACGTACAATTGAGTGCACACTGCTCGTGTTGCTGTGGACCTTCGCCAAGCAAACACCTTGGAGGAGGTCGACGTGCTGAAGTCTCGGCCTACCTTTTATACTGCTGTTGAGGAACAACACATACACCAAATGTGAGCTAATAATATAACACAATACCAATAAATGGGAAGTGCTAAACAACAAGTGCCAGTCCTAATAGTTCACACATGATAAACAGGAGATAATAATTTATACATTATTGTATATGATACACTGTAaggtaataacaaaaacaggaaaacaCCAGAGGAGCCTCCGTCATACACCATgagcgtatgtgtgtgtttgcatgtgtgaaTGTTTTCGGTCGACTTTGTATTCATTATAGTGTGTGTTAGGCTTAACTTATAGTGACAAAGAGCAGAAGAAAGTAAGCTTGTTTTGTATTTAGTCAAGGTTAAGGATTAAGGATTTTCATGAGTGAACTTCTTacaatatggatgcaggtgtgttatttggttttgttttcattaggagtaaaagatgtaaatgattctcttcttgcaagtcACATGTAACTTTTCTtcagttttcttcaaaaatgtcaTGTTCAATCCAAgaaatatggtacttttttGGGCGCTACGCTTTTCCAATAAACTAACAACTCATCAACAGAATGCAGCATGGATGttatttgttatgttatgttatttaCATGGCAGTAAACGGCAACTCAGATCACATTTCACACAACTAAGACATTCATAGGGGCCTTCTGATGGGAATCTAAAAAACGGTTCCAATGTGCACCCACACATCCAAGCAGTTGCACGTGACTTTCTGAAAGGAATCTCCAGATGAGACTGACTTTTTGTAAGTAGATCCTCACCAGGGCGTAACAGGACCAGGAAGGTGGAGTCTAAAATTCTATCCTGGGACGAGTTCACAAGAGCAACAACCATCATCTGCTATCACTGGCTCGCTTTTTCTCTCTTCCACTCACATTAGCAGGAAGtcggtgcacacacacacagacacacactaacacacacacaggaaagCAACCTGTACGAGTGAGCAGAAGATGTTCCCCATGAGGGCGTGGAGGCactttttcttatttctttttgaCTAACTTTAACGAGGCGCCCCCAGAATGTCTCGGAGGGACCAACGGTTTCGGAGGGGGATGAAAGGACGGTAAGAGACGCCGTCATTTGTCAGCTGAGGTTTGCATTTACAACTTGGATTGCTGAAACCATGCAAACAtgctgcaacacacacacacacacacacacacacacacacacacacacacttcctcaCTTGCTGGGTCATAGTATTGAAGAGTTTTAATTTTCCTAGAATGAAAGACAACAACATTCACCTATTTTGGGGTTGGTCAGGAACATGCCTGCTAGGAAAAAGAGGAGTTCATTGGAAGAACCTTCTTTATCATGATCACAAAGTTATATATTTGATCTGGTGATTGTGTCAGAGGAAACGGGGTGGAGTTGCAAAGGAAGTGGCCGCACACCACGTTTGTTCTGCTTTACAGACAAAAACACTTTCATGTTACACATTGGCTATTCTGCTCAAATTTTCTGTCTAGCCCTCAATAGGACTGGAACAGGATCACAAAATGCCATCCTTCCCAGTTCTAATAAATGTCAGGTCTGTCACTCTCAATGGCAACAAATGCCATAGGGATACAAGCAACAAAACAGATGTGTAACAAACGTGATCAAAATAAAGGTACGTTTTGTACAGTAAACCCTTGGGACACGAGTTTCCCAACATACGATATATTTGAGATACAAGATAAGTGTACGAGACAGCTCCCGATGCGGCCGCCGGGTGGCTGAatatgcgagaggctgcttatgagaacagcatcGCAGTCTTTCTCTCCAGATCTCTGTCGCGTCTCTACAAGTACCGGCTGTACAGTTTGCAAATTGtacgtgtttttttgtgttaatcagtgcagaattagtaagtaaaaaaaaacaatgggtcgAAACCAAGTGCAATGGAGGGTCGTGAGAAGAAAAAGCGTATAATGGCAATCGATGTTAAACATGAaataacaggaaaaaatgaGAGTGGTGAATGCTGGGcaatgtaagattaaaactttttgtcGAGGTATTGGATCAGGACTCAATATAAGCAGGTCCTCAAAATTAGGTGACTCAGTCTTTAAAATGGGGTACAATAagatgccttgagatacaactGAGACCATGTACATTGTTCTTCAAGACACGGCTGATTAACCCACCAACACATTTGAGCAGATTTGAGATGTGAGTGCTGCATATATGAATTGAGCTAAAAGAAGGGACTTGAAGCGACTTAATGCGAAATCTACTCTAACTGTTCTTGAGAAGTGAACAGAAAGACAAAGATAATGACGAGAAATGATGAATTCATATATACTAATATAGCTCTGATGCAGTTTTCCCCTTGGTATGCAGGTGCTGGGATTGTGACTGCGTCCTGTCGCACTGGTATTACGAGCGAGATGGAAAAATGTACTGCAAGAAGCACTACTGGAAACATTACGGGGACAACTGTCATGGCTGCGCTGAGACACTCCAGGCGGGACTTGTCATGGTGGCCCCATCCGTTaccattctttttttgtcaaaacatttaaatgtgataCAAGCAAGCACAAGTGAGGAGCCACCACTGACGTTATTAAAACACATTCTGCAGATTGACAATATCAAGCTTGAAGCAAATTTGAAACCACATGATTTGATTTTCAGAAATAATCAGTTTTAGGGTCACCTCATAGTAAATTCTACATAAGGATCTCACTCAATGTCACAGTGTACTCAGTAGCAAACCCATTTCATGTGCTGACAGGTCGCTGGGGAGCAGAAGTATCACCCCGAATGCTTCACATGTATAAAGTGTCAGATGTTCATTGGAGATGGAGACAGCTATACACTCGTGGAACATTCCAAACTCTTTTGGTAAGTCAATACGTGTCCATGTTTGGGGTCGTTTTTAGTTCCATTGGTGTGTTCAGCTGACATTTGTGTCGCAGCGGTCAGTGCTTTAGTCAGGGTGCATCATCACCTTTGATGCCACCTATCACGAGCCCTCACACGGTGGCGCTTGTATCACTTCCTCCAAAGACAGACGGCCATCGAGGTCTGACGGTGACCACTGAACTCAGCCAAGGAAAGAGTCCTCTGCTTACCGTAAAAGCGTGAGTTCCCTTTTGGAAAACTTCCTGAATTGAAAGATTTCGCTCTTATTCTTCATCATCCTCCCTCAGGTTAGATTCAGATGTCCTCAGCGCTGTTCTGCTGTCTTCGGTCCATGTTGGAGACAATATACTGGAAGTCAATGGCATTCCCATACACAATGTTTGCCCCAACGaggttttaaataaatatacaaaccaTCCATGAGCAAGAGGTCAGAGAAATTGATGGCAACCTCACGTCAACCTTATTTTCTTCAGGTAGATCATGTGATCCAGGACACCAGCAGACCACTGCAGCTGACCGTTGAGCACAATCCACAGACCAAGAATTCCACCAACATACACGAAGACCTGAACTATGTCTGTGAAAAACTGCTTTCGACACACATGCTCCCAAACCTGGAGGAGGAACCGGAAGTGGGGATTGAGACTCCCGAAACAATGAGTCTCTCTTCCCCTAAGCATCGAGGAACCACAGGACTCCGATCCCGAAACATCCTGTAAAGTTAGCTTTTGACTGTCTTTGTTTCATCAGACCTATCTTTTTCctacaaatcatattttatcttgCAGGCGAAGCTGCAGCACTGAAAAGTCACCCTTGTCGCTCTTATCCCAAAAGAAGGACATGGTTCGCTCAGAGTCTCTACGGGCTGAccccgggaatcgaacccaccgCATCTTCAGGCCTTCGGACCTCATCCCCGGAGAAGTGCTTGGCAGGGGCTTTTTCGGACAGGCCGTCAAGGTAGAGCCATTGTCATGCAAGCGTGACAGGGAATTGTGGACAAATTGTAAGATGTATTTCACTTTTAAGGTGACACATCAGGAGACAGGGGAAGTGATGGTGATGAAAGAGTTGATCCGTTTTGATGAGGAAACTCACAAGACCTTCCTGAAGGAGGTAAATGTCCCTCTAGGAGTAGCATGCTTATCATGGATTCTTCATGGACCTTTCATCTGGTTTTAAGGTGAAAGTGATGCGCTGTCTGGACCATCCCAACGTCTTAAAATTCATTGGGCTCTTTTACAAGGACAAGCACCTGCACTTTGTCTCTGAGTTCATCCAGGGAGGAACGCTCAGAGAAACCATTACGAAAATGGTATGTCAAATTTGTATGATCACATCCTCTTTGgcttggtacaaaaaaaaatccggcAGGTTTACACTCTCGTGTCTTGAAAGGGGATTGTGATGTCTGTCACAAAACCAATTttgtgtacagtaatacctcgattattgcggttaatggagGACCCCCGCTCGAAAAGTGAAAACCTGCGAAGTAGGATCATCCATATCTAAAAAAACACTACcactaataatattttttcttttttattcttcttcagtgctgagtcctagtagcaagaatgACTACTGGTTACGAGTTTCAGCATAAATTGAAatagtaaaaaattaaaaaactgaaatatgccGCCTTGTGGTGTAAAGGTTCACTCGCCCGACTTCATTACAGGCAGGCGCAGGTGGCGGTATGATTaggagtgcggatggtcgtttgtctctctgtgtgcccaatgactgactggcgaccagtctagggtgtagtctgcctttccccCGAAGGCAGcgttgctcggacgtttggtcgctggtcttttggtttccggtctttggtccccgttggtcgccgttagggtttgggttatggttgtcaaatgtacttaatatattaaaccctaaccttaaccctaactctaactctaactctgaCACTAACCCTGGCACTAACCCTGTCCGTGACACTAACCCtgacactaaccctaaccctaaaccctaaccttaaccctaacggcgaccaaaagaccaaagaATATTAACTTGCATTGTTCTCACTTCCATTTCTTTTTGAGTGTGAAGTAGTCCAAAGGATCCAGTCATATGTGAAGGTGAAAAATTAGTTAATGCAAATTTTTtacatccagtttgttgtttCAGGACAATTACTTCTCATGGAATCTCAGAGTGAGTTATGCCAAAGACATCGCAGCTGGAATGGTGATTTTTTGTCCGCTATAAAACGCACAGCATAAATGTTTTTCACTTATTAATACATCTCTTTGTTAGGCATATTTGCACTCCATGAACGTCATCCACCGGGATTTAAACTCACACAACTGCTTGGTTAAGGAGGTAACTTCTTGGTTGTAGTTGTACAAGATAATAATCATGAAAAATCAtgtattggattattttttaactgtatAAAAAACAGGCACAGTGATTTTATTTTCCTTGGTTATAGAATCAGTCTGTTGTAGTGGCGGATTTTGGATTGGCTCGCTTGGTGACTGCAGATAGGAATCGCAGCTCTAGTTCTTCTATGGATCGACCCCCAAAGGAAACCATGACGGGGCTCCGTAAGCCGCACCGCAAGAAACGTTACACGGTGGTTGGAAACCCTTACTGGATGGCACCGGAAATGATCCATGGTGACTTTTGAAGAGGGGCTAATACATGAACAACTGGGAAACGGAATATCCTAACCTGACGTTGTTTGCACCTCTCAGGGAAAAGCTACGATGAACGCGTAGACgttttttcttttggaatcATGATTTGTGAGGTAGGCAAGTATAATTCATGAGCTGCTTGATTATGTTTCTAAACACATAAATTGGATTTTCTCTTTTTGACACGCATTTGGCTGcctaaaatgattattttgattattttctcaAATAATTATGGATTAATTTTGTAATTGGTCAACTAATCAGTTCACATACTATTAAACACTTTATCTGCGGTTATAATACTttggatttaatatttagatgtcTAAATATTccccaagaaaaaaattgaaatttgcaaatatcacatttttattaacaatTAGCCGACTAATCAAGCCTTagtctagagcaggggtcggaAACCTATGgttcgggagccatatgtggctcctctGATGGGTGCATGTGGTTATTTGATAACCTGTGaggaaaaataagtatttaatgGCGGTGACAATGCCTCTAACTACAATCatcttaatttttcttcattagacttttCTGAACaccggcctcatagctctgggatcctgagttcaaatctaggtcacatccacttgtgtggagtttgcaggttctcccctgggctgcgtgggtttcctccgggtactccggtttcctcccacattccaaaaacatgcatgctaggatGATTGGATACTCCTAAATTGTATTTTCCCAAGGTATGGGTATGAATGCGCATGGTTTCTCtgtgctggccaccgattcagggtgtcccccacctctggcccagagtcagctgggataggctccagcactccctgcgCCCCTAATgtggataaaacggttcagaaaatatgaTGAGATGTGATTAGACTTTTCTGCAGGCGTATTTTCAgtgattagcaactgcataacaatgttgtcaaaataattcatttagtactttaaaagtggtaaaatgcgccccaaaaaaatctcttcTCATTTTCAAATTCGGAGTATGGTTCTCAgggaataaaatttgaaaataggaattgtttatggctccctgtgtcaaaaaggttcccgagcgCTGGTCCAAACactaaataagtttttttttaaatcacttcacAATATGTGTATCTGGTTTGAATAATTTTCAGATCATAGGAAGAGTAAGCGCTGACCCAGACATTCTCGCTCGGAGTAATGACTTTGGTTTAAATGTGGCTGCATTCATTGATCAGCACCAGCCATTGCAGTGCCCTTTGGCCTTCTTACCTTTGGCTGCCCTCTGTTGTGACCTGGATGCTGATCAAAGGTAACCCTTTCCTCGCAACACTAATCTTTAGACTGTACTGTAAACTTTATAAAACCGTGGCAGGCCTGCCTTCTCCAAACTGGAGGAGTGGCTAGAG
This portion of the Stigmatopora nigra isolate UIUO_SnigA chromosome 19, RoL_Snig_1.1, whole genome shotgun sequence genome encodes:
- the LOC144212231 gene encoding uncharacterized protein LOC144212231, which gives rise to MGPGRLGSGLTKPGKSYGAGGAGVLPGGGKGQYGTGPGTVGGGTNQYGTGPGAAGGRTGGVETGPGGIGPGRLGSGLTKPGKSYGAGGAGVLPGGGTGQYGTGPGTVGGGTNQYGTGPGAAGGRTGGVGTGPGGIGPGGLGSGLTKPGKSYGAGGAGVLPGGGKGQYGTGPGTVGGGTNQYGTGPGAAGGRTGGVGTGPSGIGPGGMGSGLTKPGKSYGAGGAGVSPGGGTGQYGTGPGTVGGGTGQYGTGPGAAGGWTGGVGTGPGGLGTGLTKPGKSYGAGGAGVLPGGGKGQYGTGSGIVGGGTNQYGTGPGAAGGRTGGVGTGPGGIGPGGLGTGLTKPGKSYGAGGSGVLPGGGTGQYGTGPGTVGGGTSPYGTGPGTVGGGISQYGTGGGAAGGRTGGVGTGPGGIMPAGLGTGLTKPGKSYGAGGAGVSPGGGTGQYGTGPGTVGGGTGQYGTGPGAVGAGAGGVGTGPGGIGLGSGLTKPGKNYGAGGAGVLPGGAYGTVGTGGQGVVGPGGYGGPGGVGVGRGGYGAGLGGYGGGPGSYGAKTGGTGVGGTGPFGTAPGGVPGYGGGIGGLGGYGGSRYGAGKASKSYGVGAGGIGLGTGGYGTGARGTSSGPGGFGQGGFRPGGNWLGTVGTAGRQGVVGTGTGGYFPSAGATGPGGYGTVGAGQGLDMRKPSKSGYGSSSLGGAGYGNGGFGPGAGVRPGAGTGTGGFTPSGANQGTSGFTPVAPGMGTGFGPGGAGMGGFGLGGQKRKPMTPGGAVSNGITPGGYGPGGYGQGARGTGSFGYGPGAAAGGPVGGGTPGYGPGVLGTGKPPKSGYGPSAGGAGYGPGSALNGFGGAAAGGFPGYAGASQKSSAQMAAKYAAMQNMFGAGAYRGGGCQSKYCGRRKK
- the LOC144212232 gene encoding LIM domain kinase 1-like yields the protein MSRRDQRFRRGMKGRCWDCDCVLSHWYYERDGKMYCKKHYWKHYGDNCHGCAETLQAGLVMVAGEQKYHPECFTCIKCQMFIGDGDSYTLVEHSKLFCGQCFSQGASSPLMPPITSPHTVALVSLPPKTDGHRGLTVTTELSQGKSPLLTVKALDSDVLSAVLLSSVHVGDNILEVNGIPIHNVCPNEVDHVIQDTSRPLQLTVEHNPQTKNSTNIHEDLNYVCEKLLSTHMLPNLEEEPEVGIETPETMSLSSPKHRGTTGLRSRNILRSCSTEKSPLSLLSQKKDMVRSESLRADPGNRTHRIFRPSDLIPGEVLGRGFFGQAVKVTHQETGEVMVMKELIRFDEETHKTFLKEVKVMRCLDHPNVLKFIGLFYKDKHLHFVSEFIQGGTLRETITKMDNYFSWNLRVSYAKDIAAGMAYLHSMNVIHRDLNSHNCLVKENQSVVVADFGLARLVTADRNRSSSSSMDRPPKETMTGLRKPHRKKRYTVVGNPYWMAPEMIHGKSYDERVDVFSFGIMICEIIGRVSADPDILARSNDFGLNVAAFIDQHQPLQCPLAFLPLAALCCDLDADQRPAFSKLEEWLENLLMHLDIGLPLLSEMEQLCSNFWQNHQSNSELDVRSTSSQSHPNHHDESTNRSPRKTSEHLSQELTEQKLNDGLSVSVTCESRGNKHEQSRETQSEPELPQVDSRPAGPLSRSRRICRVLWNKTTQDDQTSL